A genomic window from Babylonia areolata isolate BAREFJ2019XMU chromosome 9, ASM4173473v1, whole genome shotgun sequence includes:
- the LOC143285372 gene encoding uncharacterized protein LOC143285372: MTISSHLRSKRRRQDSDCIPNGQMVDNAECIIGKMFDMFSQAEMSDVQLKVGVHLFHAHKLILSMNSDVFRTMLTDDKWPDARKPCIVLSEEPECEEVFGDFLQYLYTGRVQLTNTCVLAVLTLADKYNIYELGRECKNYMATHCHASLPILKVVSWLQYAILCNDKGLEGELRHYMELNFRHVIKSEDFLTMRQDTLEELLSCQHLVVHSEFTLFNSLKDWFLFNIGCSQLFEQESAVDGKEECGDASLDEHRKTRQAMEKDVFMQLMSYIRLPIMKHAQLLALASDPLVQLFPDFALKVEGALNVYTDPLTHGVCGTADDMAASNSSPSCSRSLCRRKSDSMIVQSKDDLSGLSACSAALNAGCASGSADRAMSVPFSVQASRSRATDIVSGHMSDIPAASLVRHSVPSPSLEYSAHCTPRNYLCDDWSTCLTIENFASFPSYSSQAYFFSTPASAVQSPTLVAADRLGGHDDTEDGVLEWQAELYPRGIRFPRARMIGIPYSYDIEESCRDVVRLAINSKTHHEKQCRVDVIVLAVAYGLADQTEYMETLTHRTCIFDNEHTVHNIDDIVPFWELNDGWSRYQTDSVLFPGKKSSCFKLVLIIKPSDGVTHYSMLY; this comes from the exons TGATTGCATTCCAAATGGCCAGATGGTTGACAATGCAGAGTGCATCATTGGGAAGATGTTTGATATGTTTTCCCAGGCAGAGATGTCCGATGTCCAGCTTAAGGTGGGGGTTCACCTCTTCCATGCCCACAAACTCATTCTGAGCATGAACAGCGATGTGTTCAGAACGATGCTGACTGATGACAAATGGCCTGACGCACGCAAGCCATGCATTGTGCTTAGTGAAGAGCCAGAGTGTGAAGAG GTGTTTGGAGATTTTCTGCAGTACCTGTACACAGGCAGGGTTCAGCTGACCAACACCTGTGTATTGGCAGTGCTGACGCTGGCTGACAAGTATAACATTTATGAACTGGGCCGGGAGTGCAAGAACTACATGGCCACCCACTGTCATGCTTCACTGCCCATCCTGAAG GTGGTGTCGTGGCTGCAGTATGCTATATTGTGCAACGACAAGGGTCTGGAGGGGGAGTTGCGTCACTACATGGAGCTCAACTTCAGACATGTGATCAAGAGTGAAGACTTCCTTACCATGCGCCAAGACACTTTGGAGGAACTGCTCAGCTGTCAACACCTAGTCGTACACAGCGAGTTCACCCTGTTCAACAGCCTGAAAGACTGGTTCCTCTTCAACATAG GTTGTTCGCAGCTGTTTGAACAAGAGTCGGCAGTAGACGGGAAGGAGGAATGTGGTGACGCGTCATTGGATGAGCACAGGAAGACCAGACAGGCGATGGAGAAGGATGTGTTCATGCAGTTGATGTCTTACATCCGACTCCCCATCATGAAGCACGCTCAACTATTGGCCCTGGCCTCAGATCCTCTTGTGCAGCTGTTCCCCGACTTTGCCTTGAAAGTGGAAGGTGCTTTGAATGTCTACACAGATCCACTTACACATGGAGTGTGTGGCACTGCTGATGACATGGCAGCCTCAAACTCGAGCCCCTCCTGCAGCAGAAGTCTGTGTCGAAGGAAAAGTGACTCCATGATTGTTCAAAGTAAGGACGATCTGTCAGGACTTTCTGCTTGTAGTGCGGCACTGAATGCAGGCTGTGCGTCTGGTTCTGCTGACAGGGCAATGTCTGTCCCGTTCAGTGTTCAGGCATCCAGGTCACGTGCAACAGATATCGTGTCTGGACACATGTCTGATATACCAGCTGCCAGTCTTGTGAGGCACTCTGTTCCTAGCCCCAGCTTGGAATATTCGGCACATTGCACTCCAAGAAATTATCTGTGTGATGACTGGAGCACCTGTTTGACCATTGAGAACTTCGCTTCCTTCCCTTCTTACAGCTCACAAGCCTATTTCTTTTCCACACCCGCATCAGCTGTGCAGTCACCCACGTTAGTGGCAGCAGACAGGCTGGGAGGCCATGATGACACTGAGGATGGTGTGCTGGAGTGGCAGGCTGAACTCTACCCCCGAGGCATCAGATTCCCCCGTGCAAGAATGATTGGAATTCCTTACAGTTACGATATTGAGGAAAGCTGTAGGGATGTAGTTCGTCTGGCAATCAATTCCAAAACACATCATGAGAAACAGTGTCGGGTAGATGTGATTGTGCTGGCTGTGGCCTATGGTCTGGCTGATCAGACAGAGTACATGGAAACCCTGACTCACAGGACCTGTATCTTTGACAACGAGCATACTGTTCACAACATTGACGATATAGTGCCTTTCTGGGAGCTGAATGACGGCTGGTCCAGGTATCAAACTGACAGTGTACTTTTTCCTGGGAAGAAGAGCTCTTGCTTTAAACTGGTGCTCATCATCAAACCTTCTGATGGTGTCACACATTATAGTATGTTATACTGA